Sequence from the Gadus chalcogrammus isolate NIFS_2021 chromosome 21, NIFS_Gcha_1.0, whole genome shotgun sequence genome:
CTCCTGGTTTAGAAGTGAAATTGATTTAACATTCCCAAGTGTTCCAACCTTAAAGGGTCATTAACACTGGACCAAATCTTCTCTGAAAGTAATAATGGACGAAAACATGCAATCAGGTTTATCTTTGTCATCAGGGCAAATCTTCCCAGCCGTCTCTGACCCCGCCTCCTTTGTAATGTCAGATGATCTTAGGCCCTCATGTCCGTTGTCGTGCATTAAATGGGCATTACTCAATAGAGGGCTCCTGTCTCTTTTCTCTAAATACAGGCCGACAGACGTGTCAGAGAATCAATCAGTCTTCATTTAAATTAGTTGACTTCAAATGCATGCAACTGCAACCCCACTCCTCTAGAGTAGGATTTGATCTTTAGGGGATTAAGCCCAAAATAAGGTCTACATTTTAGTCACATCGGCAATGGTTCATCATGCAGGCTACTCACTGGGAGGATGGGGGACATCCAGGATGTGGGTGATTTCTGCCCACTAAATGGGGTCTAAAATCTCTGTTGCTGTAGAGGATGAATTTGTTGAAGGCAAAGTAGACCGAATAGACACCCCTAACGACGTGATGAGAATGTTTTGTTGTCTTGTTTAATTGCACACAATGTCTTGCAGGTCCTGGTCCAAAACGAACTAGCGTACACCCCCGATGGTTCACTGCATCAAAAGCTTTGGGAACCCCTTAACTATGGTTCCCAGTTCACATTCTTGTTCCGTGGGTATTTGAAGAGGACACATTATAATCCTAGTCTTGACTATTCTCAGTGTACAGACGTAAGTAAGACGGATGCTTCCTTTATACCAAATCATGACACCGACCTATTTCAAATTAACCTGTTCACCTGTGGAATGTGAGCATTCCTCACCTGTCCCAGCTTTTTGGAACATGTAGCAGACCTCAAATTCTAAATAAGTTAATATttgcaaaaacaacaacaaagtttATCAGTTTGAACATTAAATATCTTGTCTTGGTAGTGTATACAATTTAATATAGGTTGACAAGGATTTGCAAATTATTGtattctgttttttatttatgttttacataaCGTCCCAACTTCATTGGAATTGGGGTTGTACATTATGTTACATGCTAGTGGGACAGCAGGGCTATCTCACTAGTAAAACCTGACCAGTTAAATATGACTTGCTTATCCAAATATCCCCTGCTCTCAGTAGTGCTGGTAGTGTTGATAGTCAATAGAGTGTCAATATATTATAGGTAGAGTGCTATTGTACCTGTTGTCAATAGAGTTCCAGGAGTTTGTCCATTCAGTGTTGTGTTCTGGCAGTGCTATTGTGTCCGGACAGTAGACTGTCTGTAGTTTCAGTAGCGTGCTGGtacactgtgtgtctgtgtcctggTGTCAGTTGCGTAGTACATCAAGAGAGAGTCTGTTGAGCCCCGGGATCATCAGTAGGGTGAGGCTCAGTAGCCGAAGGTCTGTTTGATGGCTTTAAAGTAGTATCTCTTCCACCCCTCCTTGgtccgctcctcctccccagaggGGACGCCCTGACAGTCCAGTCTGAGCTCCGTCTCGTCCCCCACGCCCTTCAGACGCAGAGTGATGGTGGCGTAGTGCtctaaacaacaaacaaacacaacaacaacaactcaatcCACAGAACCACAAGGCTTCTGTTGCAGGtgtataggcaaggcaaggcaaggcaactttatttatatagcacttttcatacacaaggcagactcaatgtgcttcacatataaacattgtcatacaataaaataaaataatagataagtaaaagaaaacatatgcaaagaaatgggtaaaatagaaagttaagaAGGCATTTTAGCattaaaatggaaaataaaggcaaagtaaaaaagaaaagttaaGAATAATAGCACAGTAATTACAAACTATATTTTCCTCTTGCAACTCGAGAGATATTCTATTCATCCCAAAGGAGGAATTTGCAATATCAGGTTAATGTAATAATATTGGGATGATATAGAATTTAATACCATGTAATAACGAGATGATGATGTAATGATGTTATTTTTAGGCTCCAACAATGAAAAATAGATAATTCCTTCTGAGAAAGCtgagatggatgtgtgtgtgtgcgtgtgcgtgtgcgtgtgcgtgtgcgtgtgcgtgtgtgtgtgtgtgtgtgtgtgcgtgtgcgtgtgcgtgtgtgtgtgtgtgcacataccaCTTGGCCAGGTCTTGAATCTCCACCTCATGACAATCTTTTCATCTGGAATCTGTTGACGAACCATCTAGTTGTGAGTACTAGCCCTAGCACTTCTTAAAGTGCAGTGCTGTTAATATTCAGGTTCTCACCAGCTCAGAAAACTCTCCGTTCACGTTCCCGTCCAACATCTGGAACTTTCCTCCTCGACAGCCGTCCACCTGGGCCGCTGAGAGGGTGAAGACCTGCACAAACTGCACCGGGGCCACGGGTTAGGGTCTGGCTCTGGACTAGTCTACACATCACACATTAAGTCATCCAGCAGAAGCTTTTACCTTCAGCGGTATACAGTGATTTCAGCTGCaagtcattcaggagcaggaaggggttatGGAGCATCTTACTCTACGATGCCTAACCTTGGAATGTGGACAGTGGGCATCAAACCCAAAACCTTCTTACGAGGGGTCAAACCCTATAAACAAACCACTTGACCAACCTGCCCTTAAGGTTTATTGTAATATCCCACCAGGGCCTAAGTTGTTTACAGTACAATTTAATGAAACACACCACTGAAAACCACAGGGGTTTACCTCACCTCATCACATCTCATAATTGTGGTTGTAGTTATGCCCTTCTGGtcattatttagtaattaatcatgatgttatttgttattgtttggaGAAATTTTTGTGTTCGGAACTGCCAGAGCGTTTCTCAAGATAGACGTGGCAGAACTGAGTTTCCAGTAGCCTAGGTTATGGTACATAAAAAACTtgcatgatgcattctgatgtataAGGCCAGCACAGCGGCTGGCCTGTAGGATGTAATGGCTGAAAGTGTACCGCCATAGGCATTGTTAATGATACCACGCTGAGTAACCAGGGCGGCGATGTTCTCACCTCCTGGTTGATGAAGGTGCGGTACAATTCATCGGGTGACGTGAGGAACGTCTCCTTCAGACTGAAGCTGCAGGTGGAGATCCTGACCCCTGCAGTACTGCCGCTCCCCTGCTGGGGGCCCTGGGGCACAGCTTTGGCCGGCACACTGGAGGAGATCTGTGGAGCCACATCGACGCTACTCAGTGATACTGTATCTGATAGTTAGAAAAGGCCAAAGATACTCCTGCGTTGAATATCCACCGGCGGGCGACCCTTTTTCGTCTTTCCTTCTGCATTCTTCGGTTCATGCATAACCAACTAGACGAAGACCTTCACGTATATGTTCATTGGTACGACACATCCTCCCGTCACCAGACAGCGCTCAGAGGCAGCAATGTAGAAACCATCCATGCAACTGTCGCtattaaacacaaacaccacctcTACATACACTGTGTGCATCCCCTCAGGCTCGAGGCAGTAAGTTGTGTTCCAGCAGTAAGACCTGTCAGAAGTGTTTCCGTCAGTAAGAATCCGGCCGTTAGAATAGAGAGGAGGGGGTTCATCTCCTACCTGAGTTCGGCTGGTGGTGACCTGTTTGGGCGTGGGCGCTGGTGGAGGCTGGCCGGGTCCGCTCGCCGTAGGAAGGATCATCCCATGAGAGAAGGCTGGAGCACAGACACCAACGGGTCAAAGACCATCTACTAATACTAGTGCCCCTTCAGGGACATCCCCAGATGGACCTGAGTATCCATCCCTAAATCCACTACCGGACCTCCTACACTGTGGTTGATTAATGGAACGGTGGTTACGGGTATGTCCATATTATGGG
This genomic interval carries:
- the LOC130374570 gene encoding activator of 90 kDa heat shock protein ATPase homolog 1-like, yielding MAKWGEGDPRWIVEERSDATNVNNWHWTERDVTAWSTDKLTELLVGCRVERDGASCRLTDVTKLEGEASINNRKGKLIFFYEWVIKASWMGTTAIGIKYKGTLEVANLSDENDMDDLDISVSLCKDEPVTPLLGLMKKEGVERVRKALGEYVTLLKSAFSHGMILPTASGPGQPPPAPTPKQVTTSRTQISSSVPAKAVPQGPQQGSGSTAGVRISTCSFSLKETFLTSPDELYRTFINQEFVQVFTLSAAQVDGCRGGKFQMLDGNVNGEFSELIPDEKIVMRWRFKTWPSEHYATITLRLKGVGDETELRLDCQGVPSGEEERTKEGWKRYYFKAIKQTFGY